Proteins encoded together in one Paracidovorax wautersii window:
- a CDS encoding glycine zipper 2TM domain-containing protein produces the protein MKKIIVLTALASVAAVAAAQEQGRVLSVTPITQQVAVPQQVCGNETIYSDSRPSGAGALLGAVAGGAAGNAIGGGSGRAAATVLGVIGGAVLGNNIEGGRPGYQNVQRCSTQTYYENRAMGYDVTYEYAGRQYTTRTQNDPGQWIPLNVQPAVPGMVSYDQYPQQGVVSTLPGPAAYVTPPVSAVIEYRNGYGRPYYPPRHDPYWR, from the coding sequence ATGAAAAAGATCATCGTCCTGACCGCCCTGGCCAGCGTTGCGGCGGTCGCTGCCGCGCAGGAGCAGGGGCGCGTTCTTTCCGTCACGCCCATCACGCAGCAGGTGGCCGTGCCCCAGCAGGTCTGCGGCAATGAAACCATCTACAGCGACTCCCGACCCTCCGGTGCTGGCGCCCTGCTGGGTGCGGTGGCCGGTGGTGCCGCCGGCAATGCCATCGGTGGCGGCAGCGGACGTGCGGCAGCCACCGTGCTGGGCGTGATCGGCGGCGCCGTGCTGGGCAACAACATCGAAGGCGGCCGGCCGGGCTACCAGAATGTGCAACGCTGCTCGACCCAGACCTACTACGAGAACCGCGCCATGGGCTACGACGTCACCTACGAATACGCCGGCCGCCAGTACACGACCCGCACCCAGAACGATCCGGGGCAATGGATTCCGCTGAACGTGCAGCCCGCCGTTCCGGGCATGGTCAGCTACGACCAGTACCCGCAGCAAGGGGTCGTGTCCACCTTGCCCGGTCCCGCAGCGTATGTGACGCCGCCCGTGAGCGCCGTCATCGAGTACCGCAACGGCTACGGCCGACCCTACTATCCGCCGCGGCACGATCCCTACTGGCGCTGA
- a CDS encoding CvpA family protein — translation MAALDWIFIVVLLGSFVVGAWRGLVFELLSLAGWVVAFFAAQWWAADMGRMLPMGEADDALRLAAGFVVVFIAAVFACGFVAWLMKKLIEAVGLRPADRTLGAVFGVLRGVILLLAVGLVAQWTQLQETDWWKESRGAPILQQALKDLKPVIPEGFARHLPS, via the coding sequence ATGGCGGCGCTGGACTGGATTTTCATCGTGGTGCTCCTGGGCTCCTTTGTCGTCGGGGCCTGGCGAGGGCTGGTTTTCGAGTTGTTGTCGCTGGCCGGTTGGGTGGTGGCGTTTTTTGCGGCGCAGTGGTGGGCTGCAGACATGGGCCGCATGCTGCCGATGGGTGAGGCGGACGACGCCTTGCGCCTCGCAGCGGGTTTTGTGGTGGTGTTCATTGCGGCGGTGTTCGCCTGCGGATTCGTGGCGTGGCTGATGAAGAAGCTGATCGAGGCCGTGGGACTGCGGCCCGCGGACCGGACGCTCGGCGCCGTGTTCGGCGTGCTGCGGGGCGTGATCCTGTTGTTGGCGGTGGGGCTGGTGGCGCAGTGGACGCAACTGCAGGAAACGGACTGGTGGAAAGAGTCGCGGGGCGCCCCCATATTGCAACAGGCCCTCAAGGATTTGAAGCCGGTGATACCGGAAGGATTTGCGAGGCACCTGCCCTCGTGA
- the murB gene encoding UDP-N-acetylmuramate dehydrogenase: MLVEKNAPLQHCNTFGIVARAQTLVRARSVQDVEALVADADLGRQPVFVLGGGSNIVITGDVKPVVLKMEIKGLRLVSETDRHWIVEAGAGEVWHDAVAWTLAHGYPGLENLALIPGTVGAAPVQNIGAYGVELQDRFDSLDAIDLATGQAFSLDAAQCAFGYRDSVFKHAPQAVGEGGLPRGMGLAGRAVITHVRFRLPKAWKPELGYLDLERKRAEAGVDQPTAQQVFDWVCEVRRAKLPDPAVVGNAGSFFKNPTVTPDQCADIIAREPKIVHYPMPDGSIKLAAGWLIDACGWKGKSVGKAGVYEKQALVLVNRGQGADSVTGGEVMTLAKAIQTSVYERFGIRLEPEPVVV, from the coding sequence ATGTTAGTCGAGAAAAACGCCCCCCTCCAGCACTGCAATACCTTCGGCATCGTCGCCCGTGCCCAGACGCTGGTGCGCGCACGTTCGGTGCAGGACGTCGAGGCGCTGGTGGCCGATGCCGACCTGGGCCGCCAGCCCGTGTTCGTGCTGGGCGGCGGCAGCAACATCGTCATCACCGGCGACGTGAAGCCCGTGGTGCTCAAGATGGAGATCAAGGGCCTGCGCCTGGTGAGCGAGACCGACCGCCACTGGATCGTCGAGGCCGGCGCCGGCGAGGTCTGGCACGACGCCGTGGCCTGGACGCTGGCGCACGGCTATCCCGGGCTGGAGAACCTCGCGCTGATCCCCGGCACCGTGGGCGCAGCGCCGGTGCAGAACATCGGGGCCTATGGGGTCGAACTGCAGGACCGTTTCGACTCGCTCGACGCCATCGATCTGGCGACGGGCCAGGCGTTCTCGCTCGATGCCGCGCAGTGCGCCTTCGGCTACCGCGACTCGGTGTTCAAGCATGCGCCGCAGGCCGTGGGCGAAGGCGGCCTGCCGCGGGGCATGGGGCTGGCCGGCCGGGCAGTGATCACGCACGTGCGGTTCCGTTTACCCAAGGCCTGGAAGCCCGAGCTGGGCTACCTCGACTTGGAGCGCAAGCGCGCCGAGGCCGGTGTCGACCAGCCCACGGCGCAGCAGGTCTTTGACTGGGTGTGCGAGGTGCGCCGCGCCAAGCTGCCCGACCCGGCCGTGGTCGGCAACGCCGGCAGCTTCTTCAAGAACCCCACGGTGACGCCGGACCAGTGCGCCGACATCATCGCGCGCGAGCCGAAGATCGTGCACTACCCCATGCCCGACGGCTCGATCAAGCTGGCCGCCGGCTGGCTCATCGACGCCTGCGGCTGGAAGGGCAAGAGCGTGGGCAAGGCCGGCGTGTACGAGAAGCAGGCGCTGGTGTTGGTCAACCGCGGCCAGGGCGCCGACAGCGTGACCGGCGGCGAGGTGATGACCCTGGCTAAGGCCATCCAGACCAGCGTGTACGAGCGCTTCGGCATCCGGCTGGAGCCCGAGCCAGTAGTTGTTTGA
- the folC gene encoding bifunctional tetrahydrofolate synthase/dihydrofolate synthase, whose amino-acid sequence MHTPLLTLDDWLAHCERLHPKNIDMGLDRVRAVAQRMALRFECPVITVAGTNGKGSTCAMLEAVAQQAGYRTGVYTSPHLVHFEERCRVHGESVPAASLLEHFAAVEAARTQGGEEVSLTYFEFTTLAILRCMSDAGLDVAILEVGLGGRLDATNVIDADCAVITSIDIDHTEFLGPDRESIGREKAGIMRTGRPVVVSDPMAPQSVLDHALEIGADLWRFGHDFNFSGDKQQWGWAGRGRRYAGLAYPALRGANQLVNASGVLAALEALRDRLPVTAQAVRNGLALVELPGRFQIVPGQPTLVLDVAHNPHSVAALTANLDAMGYFPTTHAVFGAMADKDLAPMLAKVAPLVDRWYFTDLPTSRAETAAGLQQKWNALQIVAGGRRQVPTSLHTDPERALEAAVAAAEPTDRIVVFGSFYTVGGVLQHGTPRLQAKHLGA is encoded by the coding sequence ATGCATACCCCGCTTCTCACCCTGGACGACTGGCTGGCCCACTGCGAGCGCCTGCATCCCAAGAACATCGACATGGGACTGGACCGCGTGCGCGCCGTGGCGCAGCGCATGGCTCTGCGGTTCGAGTGCCCGGTGATCACCGTGGCCGGAACGAACGGAAAGGGCTCGACCTGCGCCATGCTCGAAGCCGTCGCCCAGCAGGCGGGCTATCGCACCGGCGTGTACACCTCGCCGCACCTGGTGCATTTCGAGGAGCGTTGCCGCGTGCACGGCGAGAGCGTGCCGGCGGCCTCGCTGCTGGAGCACTTCGCAGCGGTGGAAGCGGCCCGCACCCAGGGGGGCGAAGAGGTCTCGCTGACCTACTTCGAGTTCACGACACTCGCCATCCTGCGGTGCATGAGCGACGCCGGGCTGGATGTGGCCATCTTGGAAGTGGGGTTGGGCGGGCGGCTGGATGCGACCAATGTGATCGACGCCGACTGCGCCGTCATCACCAGCATCGACATCGACCATACCGAGTTCCTTGGCCCCGACCGGGAGTCGATCGGTCGGGAGAAGGCCGGCATCATGCGCACAGGGCGGCCAGTGGTCGTCAGCGACCCGATGGCGCCGCAAAGCGTGCTGGACCACGCGCTGGAGATCGGGGCGGATCTTTGGCGCTTCGGCCACGACTTCAATTTCTCGGGCGACAAGCAGCAGTGGGGCTGGGCCGGGCGCGGCCGGCGCTACGCGGGCCTGGCCTATCCGGCCTTGCGGGGGGCGAACCAGTTGGTCAACGCCTCCGGCGTGCTGGCGGCGCTGGAGGCACTGCGAGATCGCTTGCCGGTGACCGCGCAAGCCGTGCGCAACGGGCTGGCGCTGGTCGAATTGCCCGGGCGCTTCCAGATCGTGCCGGGGCAGCCCACGCTGGTGCTGGACGTTGCGCACAACCCGCATTCCGTTGCGGCGCTGACGGCCAATCTGGATGCCATGGGCTACTTTCCCACCACGCATGCCGTGTTCGGCGCCATGGCGGACAAGGACCTGGCGCCCATGCTGGCCAAGGTCGCGCCCTTGGTAGACCGCTGGTATTTCACCGATCTGCCGACGTCCCGCGCCGAAACGGCCGCCGGCCTGCAGCAGAAGTGGAATGCCCTGCAGATCGTGGCCGGAGGACGCCGGCAGGTGCCCACCAGCCTGCATACGGATCCGGAAAGGGCGCTGGAAGCCGCCGTCGCTGCTGCAGAACCCACTGATAGAATCGTGGTCTTTGGCTCGTTCTACACCGTGGGCGGCGTACTCCAGCACGGAACGCCCCGCCTGCAGGCCAAGCATCTCGGCGCCTAA
- the argG gene encoding argininosuccinate synthase, with amino-acid sequence MATILQNLPTGQKVGIAFSGGLDTSAALRWMKNKGALPYAYTANLGQPDEPDYDAIPRKAMEYGAEKARLIDCRTQLAHEGIAALQAGAFHVRTAGATYFNTTPLGRAVTGTMLVAAMKEDDVHIWGDGSTFKGNDIERFYRYGLLTNPSLKIYKPWLDQLFIDELGGRAEMSAFMTKEGFGYKMSAEKAYSTDSNMLGATHEAKDLEFLNSGIRIVNPIMGVAFWKDDVAVKAEEVSVRFEEGQPVALNGVEFSDPVELFLEANRIGGRHGLGMCDQIENRIIEAKSRGIYEAPGLALLHIAYERLVSGIHNEDTIEQYRMNGLKLGRLLYQGRWFDPQAIMLRETAQRWVARAITGTVTLELRRGNDYSILDTESANLTYAPERLSMEKVEDAPFSPLDRIGQLTMRNLDIVDTRAKLGVYANSGLLSLGGNAALAQLDDGSAKK; translated from the coding sequence ATGGCAACCATCCTCCAGAACCTCCCCACCGGCCAGAAGGTCGGTATCGCCTTTTCCGGCGGCCTGGACACCAGCGCCGCTCTGCGCTGGATGAAGAACAAGGGCGCCCTGCCCTACGCCTACACGGCCAACCTGGGCCAGCCCGACGAGCCCGACTACGACGCCATCCCGCGCAAGGCGATGGAGTACGGTGCAGAGAAGGCCCGCCTGATCGACTGCCGCACGCAGCTCGCCCACGAAGGCATCGCCGCGCTGCAGGCCGGCGCCTTCCACGTGCGCACCGCCGGCGCCACCTACTTCAACACCACGCCCCTGGGCCGCGCCGTGACCGGCACGATGCTGGTGGCCGCCATGAAGGAAGACGACGTCCACATCTGGGGCGACGGCTCGACCTTCAAGGGCAACGACATCGAGCGCTTCTACCGCTACGGCCTGCTGACCAACCCGTCGCTCAAGATCTACAAGCCCTGGCTCGACCAGCTGTTCATCGACGAACTGGGCGGCCGCGCCGAAATGTCGGCCTTCATGACGAAGGAAGGCTTCGGCTACAAGATGAGCGCCGAGAAGGCGTACTCCACCGATTCCAACATGCTGGGCGCCACGCACGAGGCCAAGGATCTGGAGTTCCTGAACAGCGGCATCCGCATCGTGAACCCCATCATGGGCGTCGCGTTCTGGAAGGACGACGTGGCCGTCAAGGCCGAGGAAGTCTCGGTGCGCTTCGAAGAAGGCCAGCCTGTGGCGCTGAACGGCGTCGAGTTCAGCGACCCCGTGGAACTGTTCCTGGAAGCCAACCGCATCGGCGGCCGCCATGGCCTGGGCATGTGCGACCAGATCGAGAACCGCATCATCGAAGCCAAGAGCCGCGGCATCTACGAAGCCCCCGGCCTGGCGCTGCTGCACATCGCCTACGAGCGCCTGGTGAGCGGCATCCACAACGAAGACACCATCGAGCAGTACCGCATGAACGGCCTGAAGCTGGGCCGCCTGCTGTACCAGGGCCGCTGGTTCGACCCGCAGGCCATCATGCTGCGCGAGACCGCCCAGCGCTGGGTGGCGCGCGCCATCACCGGCACGGTGACGCTGGAACTGCGCCGCGGCAACGACTATTCCATCCTGGATACGGAAAGCGCCAACCTGACCTACGCGCCCGAGCGCCTGTCGATGGAGAAGGTGGAAGACGCGCCGTTCTCGCCGCTGGACCGCATCGGCCAACTGACCATGCGCAACCTGGACATCGTGGACACGCGCGCCAAGCTGGGCGTGTATGCCAACTCGGGCCTGCTGTCGCTGGGTGGCAATGCCGCACTGGCGCAACTGGACGACGGCAGCGCCAAAAAGTAA
- a CDS encoding O-succinylhomoserine sulfhydrylase, giving the protein MTDRSLPPGLHPDTLAVRESIPRSAYGENSEALYLTSSFVQPDAATAARRFAGEEEGFTYTRTGNPTVTAFERRLAAMEGTESAIATATGMSAILLMCLALLKTGDHIVCSQSMFGSTIKLLGSELARFGVQTTFVPQTDAAAWKAALRPETRLMFAETPTNPLTDLCDIRALAEIAHGAGVLLAVDNCFASPVLQQPARLGADLVIHSGTKFLDGQGRVMAGAVCGPRALIDEKLGPLIRSAGMNLSPFNAWVVLKGLETLSIRVKAQSANAQQLAQWLEAHPRVSRVYYPGLASHPQHALAMQQQSGMGGAVLSFDVKAPAGDAAAARSRAFHVIDSTRVCSITANLGDTKTTITHPASTSHGRLTEEQRQAAGIGQGLIRVAVGLEHIGDLTDDLARGLDSLD; this is encoded by the coding sequence GTGACCGACCGATCCCTTCCTCCCGGCCTGCACCCCGATACCCTGGCGGTGCGCGAATCCATTCCTCGCAGTGCGTACGGCGAGAACTCCGAAGCGCTGTATCTCACCAGCAGCTTCGTGCAGCCTGACGCGGCCACCGCGGCCCGGCGCTTTGCGGGCGAGGAGGAGGGCTTTACCTACACCCGCACCGGTAACCCAACGGTGACCGCCTTCGAACGCCGGCTGGCCGCCATGGAGGGCACGGAAAGCGCCATCGCAACGGCCACCGGCATGTCCGCCATCCTGCTGATGTGCCTGGCCCTGCTGAAGACGGGTGACCACATCGTGTGTTCCCAGTCGATGTTCGGCTCGACCATCAAGCTGCTGGGTAGCGAACTCGCGCGCTTCGGCGTGCAGACCACCTTCGTGCCGCAGACCGATGCGGCTGCTTGGAAGGCGGCGTTGCGGCCCGAGACGCGGCTGATGTTCGCCGAGACGCCCACCAACCCGTTGACCGACCTGTGCGACATCCGCGCGCTGGCCGAGATCGCGCACGGCGCGGGCGTGCTGCTGGCGGTGGACAACTGCTTCGCCTCGCCGGTGCTGCAGCAGCCCGCGCGGCTGGGTGCGGACCTGGTGATCCACTCCGGCACCAAGTTCCTGGATGGGCAGGGCCGCGTCATGGCAGGAGCCGTGTGCGGTCCGCGTGCGCTCATCGACGAGAAACTGGGGCCGTTGATCCGCAGCGCCGGCATGAACCTGTCGCCCTTCAATGCCTGGGTCGTGCTCAAGGGGCTGGAGACGCTGTCCATCCGCGTCAAGGCCCAGAGCGCCAACGCGCAGCAGTTGGCACAGTGGCTGGAAGCGCATCCGCGCGTCTCGCGCGTCTACTATCCCGGCCTGGCTTCGCATCCCCAGCATGCGCTGGCCATGCAGCAGCAGTCGGGAATGGGCGGCGCGGTGCTGTCCTTCGACGTCAAGGCGCCGGCAGGGGACGCGGCCGCGGCCCGCAGCCGGGCCTTTCACGTGATCGACAGCACCCGCGTGTGCAGCATCACCGCCAACCTCGGCGATACCAAGACCACCATCACCCATCCGGCCAGCACCTCGCATGGCCGCCTCACAGAAGAGCAGCGGCAGGCTGCAGGCATCGGGCAGGGCTTGATCCGTGTCGCCGTGGGCCTGGAGCATATCGGCGACCTGACCGACGATCTGGCCCGTGGCCTCGACTCCCTGGACTGA
- the purF gene encoding amidophosphoribosyltransferase → MCGIVGVVSATPVNQLIYDALLLLQHRGQDAAGIVTQEGRKFFMHKAKGMVRDVFRTRNMRALPGAVGLGQVRYPTAGNAYSEEEAQPFYVNAPFGIVLVHNGNLTNAQALRAELFSTDHRHTNTESDSEVLLNVFAHELERSTRGVPLQVEDVFAAVRAVHKRVKGSYAVVALIAGHGLLAFRDPHGIRPLCLGRSADGTVMVGSESVALEGTSHVFERDVQPGEAVFVTLDGQVHAQQCADAAQLNPCIFEFVYLARPDSVLDGISVYQARLNLGEALAKRVISTVPPNEIDVIIPIPESSRPSATQLAHLLGIPYREGFVKNRYVGRTFIMPGQGVRKKSVRQKLNVIASEFKGRNVLLVDDSIVRGTTSREIVQMARDAGARKVYLASAAPPVRYPNVYGIDMPTSSELVAHDRTVEEIREAIGCDALIYQDVNAMKKAVGSLNGGIEGFDASCFDGIYVTGDITAQDIARLNEGRVGKEEQEEDTSRLALPNAQDA, encoded by the coding sequence ATGTGTGGAATCGTCGGCGTGGTCAGCGCAACTCCCGTCAATCAACTGATCTATGACGCCTTGCTGCTCCTGCAGCACCGCGGCCAGGATGCCGCCGGCATCGTCACGCAGGAAGGACGCAAGTTCTTCATGCACAAGGCCAAGGGCATGGTGCGCGACGTGTTCCGCACCCGCAACATGCGCGCGTTGCCAGGCGCGGTCGGTCTGGGCCAGGTTCGCTATCCCACGGCAGGCAATGCCTACAGCGAGGAAGAGGCCCAGCCGTTCTACGTGAACGCGCCCTTCGGCATCGTGCTGGTACATAACGGCAACCTGACCAACGCCCAGGCCCTGCGCGCTGAGCTGTTCTCCACCGACCACCGCCATACCAACACCGAGAGCGACTCCGAAGTGCTGCTCAACGTGTTCGCCCACGAACTCGAACGATCGACCCGGGGCGTGCCCCTGCAGGTGGAGGACGTCTTTGCCGCAGTGCGAGCCGTCCACAAACGGGTGAAGGGGTCCTACGCGGTCGTGGCGCTCATCGCTGGGCACGGGCTGCTCGCTTTCCGCGACCCGCATGGCATCCGGCCGCTGTGCCTGGGCCGCAGCGCGGACGGCACGGTGATGGTGGGCAGCGAGTCCGTGGCCCTGGAAGGGACCAGCCATGTGTTCGAGCGCGACGTGCAGCCTGGCGAAGCCGTGTTCGTGACCCTGGATGGCCAGGTGCATGCGCAGCAGTGCGCCGATGCCGCGCAGCTGAATCCTTGCATTTTCGAGTTCGTCTACCTCGCCCGCCCGGATTCGGTGCTGGATGGCATTTCGGTTTACCAGGCCCGCCTGAACCTGGGCGAGGCGCTCGCCAAGCGTGTGATCTCCACTGTACCGCCCAACGAGATCGACGTGATCATCCCGATTCCCGAATCCAGCCGCCCCAGCGCCACGCAGCTCGCGCACCTGCTGGGTATTCCGTACCGCGAGGGCTTCGTCAAGAACCGCTATGTGGGCCGGACCTTCATCATGCCGGGGCAGGGAGTGCGCAAGAAGTCGGTGCGCCAGAAGCTCAACGTGATCGCCAGCGAGTTCAAAGGGCGCAATGTGCTGCTCGTGGACGACTCCATCGTGCGCGGCACCACCTCGCGCGAAATCGTCCAGATGGCCCGCGATGCCGGCGCCCGCAAGGTCTACCTGGCGAGCGCGGCTCCACCAGTGCGCTACCCCAACGTCTACGGCATCGACATGCCGACCAGCAGCGAACTGGTGGCGCATGACCGCACCGTCGAGGAAATCCGCGAGGCCATCGGCTGCGACGCGCTGATCTATCAGGACGTCAATGCCATGAAGAAGGCCGTGGGTTCGCTCAACGGTGGCATCGAGGGATTCGATGCCTCCTGCTTCGACGGCATCTACGTCACGGGCGACATCACGGCCCAGGACATCGCGCGCCTGAATGAAGGCCGCGTGGGCAAGGAAGAGCAGGAAGAAGACACTTCCCGCCTGGCCTTGCCGAACGCCCAGGACGCCTGA
- a CDS encoding pyrimidine/purine nucleoside phosphorylase: MTTEKIDGVTVTTQANVYFDGKCVSHGITFPDGTKKSVGVVLPATLTFGTGAPEIMECVGGSCEYKLAGSDTWVKSAAGDKFSVPANSKFDIRVTEAYHYICHYG; this comes from the coding sequence ATGACCACCGAAAAGATCGACGGCGTGACCGTCACCACCCAGGCCAACGTGTACTTCGACGGCAAGTGCGTGAGCCACGGCATCACCTTCCCCGACGGCACGAAGAAGTCGGTGGGCGTGGTGCTGCCTGCCACGCTGACCTTCGGCACGGGCGCGCCGGAAATCATGGAATGCGTGGGCGGCTCCTGCGAGTACAAGCTCGCAGGCTCCGACACCTGGGTGAAGTCCGCTGCTGGCGACAAGTTCAGCGTGCCGGCCAACTCTAAGTTCGACATCCGCGTGACCGAGGCCTACCACTACATCTGCCACTACGGCTGA
- a CDS encoding ArsC family reductase, producing the protein MTQQNASIKLYGIPNCDTVKKARAWLTAQGIDYRFHDFKKQGVPAERLSAWQNAVGWDRLLNRQGTTWRKLDPAIQAGVVDAASAGELLQEQPSAIKRPVVEWGEGPTAPITVGFDAAAWNEAAQNLSKG; encoded by the coding sequence ATGACACAACAGAACGCCTCCATCAAGCTCTACGGCATTCCCAACTGCGACACGGTGAAGAAGGCCCGCGCCTGGCTCACAGCGCAGGGCATCGATTACCGATTCCACGACTTCAAGAAGCAGGGCGTGCCCGCCGAGCGCCTTTCCGCATGGCAGAACGCCGTCGGCTGGGACAGGCTGCTCAACCGGCAGGGCACGACCTGGCGCAAGCTCGACCCCGCCATTCAAGCCGGCGTGGTAGACGCAGCCTCGGCCGGTGAGCTCCTGCAGGAGCAGCCCTCGGCCATCAAACGCCCTGTGGTCGAGTGGGGTGAGGGCCCCACAGCTCCGATCACCGTCGGCTTCGACGCCGCGGCATGGAACGAAGCGGCGCAGAATCTCTCCAAAGGCTGA
- a CDS encoding SPOR domain-containing protein, whose product MAFFKFRWLGQKDQAETAKPARRSSRNAQAESIDAMRRRARHRLIGAAVLVLIGIVGFPLLFDTQPRPIPVDIPIDIPDRNKVAPLVVPDAAAGKAATQPVTPAVPSAAASANTSASSVAGLDAGEEVLSPKPAARASTPVVPLPPLPQLDTHAQAKPETRAEPKPEPRQESKPEHKPAAPEPKPAPRTDDAARARALLEGRESAAAASAAAPKAEEGRLIVQVGAFADADKAKEIRSKLERAGLKTYTQMVDTKDGKRTRVRVGPYANRAEADKAAGRIKGMGLPASVLTL is encoded by the coding sequence ATGGCATTTTTCAAGTTCCGCTGGCTTGGTCAGAAAGACCAGGCCGAGACAGCCAAGCCCGCCCGCCGGTCGTCCCGCAACGCCCAGGCCGAAAGCATCGACGCCATGCGCCGCCGCGCCCGGCACCGGCTCATCGGAGCAGCAGTGCTGGTGCTCATCGGCATCGTTGGATTTCCGCTGCTGTTCGACACCCAGCCGCGTCCCATCCCCGTCGATATTCCCATCGACATTCCCGATCGCAACAAGGTAGCGCCCCTGGTGGTGCCTGACGCCGCTGCGGGCAAGGCTGCGACGCAGCCCGTGACCCCTGCAGTGCCGTCGGCTGCCGCGTCCGCCAATACCTCGGCTTCGTCGGTTGCCGGCCTCGATGCGGGCGAGGAAGTCCTCAGCCCCAAGCCGGCGGCTCGCGCATCGACTCCGGTCGTGCCGCTGCCCCCGCTGCCGCAGCTCGATACGCACGCCCAAGCCAAGCCGGAGACCCGCGCCGAGCCCAAGCCCGAGCCGCGGCAGGAATCCAAGCCGGAGCACAAGCCTGCAGCCCCTGAACCCAAGCCTGCGCCACGCACGGACGATGCCGCGCGGGCGCGGGCGCTGCTGGAAGGCCGCGAGTCCGCCGCTGCGGCCAGTGCGGCTGCACCCAAGGCCGAGGAAGGCCGTTTGATCGTGCAGGTGGGCGCATTTGCGGACGCCGACAAGGCCAAGGAAATCCGCTCGAAGCTGGAGCGCGCCGGCCTGAAGACTTACACCCAGATGGTGGATACCAAGGACGGCAAGCGCACGCGGGTGCGTGTCGGCCCCTATGCCAACCGGGCCGAGGCTGACAAGGCGGCCGGACGCATCAAGGGCATGGGACTGCCTGCATCGGTCCTGACGCTGTAG
- a CDS encoding 7-cyano-7-deazaguanine/7-aminomethyl-7-deazaguanine transporter — translation MTSVQAPPSRVPLYLSLLVAFHIAIVIASNYLVQLPITLFGFHSTWGAFSFPFIFLATDLTVRLIGKSPARRVITRAMLPALVVSYVVGVLFHEGRFNGWGALGDFNSFVFRIAFASFAAYVLGQLLDIQVFDRIRQQSRAWWLAPTAAAIVGQALDTVAFFGIAFWRSSDAFMATHWGEIAVVDYVIKLVVSLLFFVPAYGVALAAIARAMRRLPEPAAA, via the coding sequence ATGACCTCCGTTCAGGCGCCGCCGTCGCGCGTGCCGCTGTATCTCTCCCTTCTGGTGGCGTTCCACATCGCCATCGTCATCGCCAGCAACTACCTGGTGCAACTGCCGATCACGCTGTTTGGCTTCCACAGCACCTGGGGGGCGTTCAGTTTCCCGTTCATCTTCCTGGCGACCGACCTCACGGTACGGCTGATCGGCAAGTCGCCCGCGCGGCGCGTGATCACGCGGGCCATGCTGCCCGCGCTGGTGGTGTCGTATGTCGTGGGCGTGCTGTTCCACGAGGGGCGCTTCAATGGCTGGGGCGCCCTGGGTGACTTCAACAGCTTCGTGTTCCGCATCGCCTTCGCCAGTTTTGCGGCCTATGTGCTGGGGCAACTGCTCGACATCCAGGTGTTCGACCGCATCCGCCAGCAAAGCCGCGCGTGGTGGCTGGCGCCGACGGCGGCTGCGATCGTTGGACAGGCGCTGGACACGGTGGCCTTCTTCGGCATCGCCTTCTGGCGCAGCTCGGATGCCTTCATGGCCACGCACTGGGGCGAGATCGCCGTGGTGGATTACGTCATCAAGCTGGTCGTGAGCCTGCTGTTCTTCGTGCCGGCCTATGGCGTGGCGCTGGCGGCGATTGCCCGGGCCATGCGCCGCTTGCCGGAGCCGGCGGCCGCCTGA
- a CDS encoding YajQ family cyclic di-GMP-binding protein: MPSFDTVCEANLVKVKNSVENTAKEIGTRFDFKGTAAAIEIKDKEITLIGDAEFQLEQIQDVLRNKLTKQEVDVRFLDIGDVQKIGGDKVKQVLKVRNGIESELAKKIQKLIKESKLKVQAAIQEEKVRVTGAKRDDLQAAMALLRKEVNDIPLSFDNFRD; encoded by the coding sequence ATGCCTTCTTTTGATACCGTCTGCGAAGCCAACCTGGTCAAGGTCAAGAACTCCGTAGAAAACACCGCCAAAGAAATCGGCACGCGCTTCGATTTCAAGGGCACCGCCGCCGCCATCGAGATCAAGGACAAGGAGATCACCCTGATCGGTGATGCCGAGTTCCAGCTCGAGCAGATCCAGGACGTGCTGCGCAACAAGCTGACCAAGCAGGAAGTGGATGTGCGCTTCCTGGACATCGGCGATGTGCAGAAGATCGGCGGCGACAAGGTCAAGCAGGTGCTGAAGGTGCGCAACGGCATCGAGAGCGAGCTGGCCAAGAAGATCCAGAAGCTGATCAAGGAAAGCAAGCTCAAGGTGCAGGCCGCCATCCAGGAAGAGAAGGTGCGCGTGACCGGAGCCAAGCGCGACGATCTGCAGGCCGCCATGGCCCTGCTGCGCAAGGAAGTGAACGACATTCCGCTGTCGTTCGACAACTTCCGCGACTGA